One Vitis riparia cultivar Riparia Gloire de Montpellier isolate 1030 chromosome 4, EGFV_Vit.rip_1.0, whole genome shotgun sequence genomic window carries:
- the LOC117913490 gene encoding uncharacterized protein LOC117913490, whose protein sequence is MAKSKDDIKYATAQAKLSEDEALRVRYKSGTPLEGGKIAESEPVDLFSSARNISSTHTTNTTHPSTTDDQQPQRSSHDS, encoded by the coding sequence ATGGCGAAGAGCAAGGATGATATCAAGTATGCGACTGCACAAGCAAAGCTGAGTGAAGACGAGGCTTTGAGGGTGAGATACAAATCCGGAACTCCACTTGAAGGAGGGAAGATTGCTGAAAGTGAACCTGTCGATCTCTTCTCCAGTGCTCGGAATATTTCTTCTACTCACACAACTAATACTACACACCCTTCTACCACTGATGATCAGCAGC